A DNA window from Citrobacter tructae contains the following coding sequences:
- the yjeH gene encoding L-methionine/branched-chain amino acid transporter has protein sequence MSGLKQELGLAQGIGLLSTSLLGTGVFAVPALAALVAGNNSLWAWPVLIVLVFPVAIVFAVLGRHFPSAGGVAHFVGMAFGPRLERVTGWLFLSVIPVGLPAALHIAAGFGQAMFGWHGWQLLLAELGTLALVWYVGSRGASSSANLQTAIAGLIVALIVAIWWAGNLKPGEIPFPSVTDIELPGLFAALSVMFWCFVGLEAFAHLASEFKNPERDFPRALMIGLLLAGSVYWACTVVVLHFGAYGEQMAAAASLPEIVVQLFGVQALWVACVIGYLACFASLNIYIQSFSRLVWSQAQYKPESYLARLSPRHLPRNALNAVLGCCVVSTLCIYILQINLDALIIYANGIFIMIYLLCMLAGCRLLKGHYRTLAVIGCLLCLLLLAMVGWKSLYALTMLAGLWLFLPKRKIATHQM, from the coding sequence GCTGGCTGCACTGGTAGCAGGTAATAATAGCCTGTGGGCGTGGCCGGTCCTCATCGTTTTAGTCTTTCCCGTGGCGATTGTTTTTGCCGTGCTTGGTCGCCATTTCCCCAGCGCAGGTGGCGTGGCTCATTTTGTCGGCATGGCCTTTGGTCCCCGCCTGGAGCGCGTTACCGGCTGGCTGTTTTTATCAGTGATTCCCGTCGGACTGCCTGCGGCATTACATATTGCCGCCGGATTCGGTCAGGCAATGTTTGGCTGGCATGGCTGGCAGCTTTTGCTGGCAGAACTCGGTACGCTGGCGTTGGTTTGGTACGTTGGCTCCCGTGGCGCCAGTTCCAGCGCTAACCTGCAAACAGCAATAGCCGGACTGATTGTAGCCCTCATTGTCGCCATCTGGTGGGCAGGCAATCTGAAACCCGGTGAAATCCCCTTCCCTTCCGTGACCGATATTGAGCTGCCAGGGTTGTTCGCGGCGCTGTCGGTGATGTTCTGGTGTTTTGTCGGCCTTGAAGCATTCGCCCACCTGGCCTCAGAGTTCAAAAACCCAGAGCGAGACTTCCCGCGCGCACTGATGATTGGCCTGCTGCTGGCTGGCTCAGTCTACTGGGCGTGTACAGTCGTGGTACTACATTTTGGTGCCTATGGCGAACAGATGGCGGCGGCGGCGTCACTGCCCGAAATCGTCGTTCAGTTGTTTGGCGTACAAGCGCTGTGGGTCGCCTGCGTGATTGGCTATCTGGCCTGCTTTGCCAGTCTGAACATTTATATTCAGAGTTTTTCCCGCCTGGTGTGGTCGCAAGCGCAATATAAACCGGAGAGTTATCTGGCTCGCCTGTCCCCTCGCCATCTTCCACGCAATGCGTTGAACGCAGTATTAGGTTGCTGCGTGGTCAGCACATTGTGCATCTATATACTGCAAATCAACCTCGACGCATTAATCATCTATGCCAATGGCATCTTTATCATGATTTATCTGCTGTGCATGCTGGCAGGATGTCGACTTCTGAAAGGGCATTATCGCACGCTGGCGGTGATTGGCTGCCTGCTGTGTCTGCTGTTGTTGGCCATGGTCGGCTGGAAGAGTCTGTACGCACTGACGATGTTGGCTGGATTGTGGCTTTTTTTACCCAAACGAAAAATAGCTACCCACCAAATGTAA
- a CDS encoding transcriptional regulator produces MQREDVLGEALKLLEVQGIANTTLEMVANHIDYPLDELQRFWPDKEAILYDALRYLSQRVDIWRRQLLLDDTLSAEQKLLARYNALADCVNNNRYPGCLFIAACTFYPDPGHPIHQLADQQKKAAHHFTHELLTTLEVDDPAMVARQMELVLEGCLSRMLVNRSQADVETAHRLAEDILRFAQCRQGGALT; encoded by the coding sequence GTGCAACGTGAAGATGTCCTGGGAGAAGCCCTGAAACTACTAGAAGTTCAAGGGATAGCCAATACCACGCTCGAAATGGTGGCCAATCACATTGATTATCCGCTTGATGAACTGCAGCGCTTCTGGCCCGATAAAGAGGCTATTCTATACGATGCTCTGCGTTACCTCAGCCAGCGGGTGGATATCTGGCGGCGTCAGCTTTTGCTGGATGATACCTTGAGCGCTGAGCAGAAGTTACTGGCTCGCTATAACGCCCTGGCCGATTGTGTGAACAACAACCGCTATCCCGGCTGCCTGTTCATTGCCGCCTGTACGTTCTACCCCGATCCCGGGCATCCGATCCATCAGTTAGCCGATCAGCAAAAAAAGGCGGCACATCATTTTACCCATGAACTGCTGACCACGCTGGAAGTTGACGACCCGGCGATGGTCGCCAGGCAGATGGAACTGGTGCTTGAAGGCTGCCTGAGCCGAATGCTGGTCAATCGTAGCCAAGCCGACGTAGAAACGGCACACCGCCTGGCAGAAGATATCCTGCGCTTCGCCCAATGTCGTCAGGGCGGCGCGCTGACCTAA
- the aspA gene encoding aspartate ammonia-lyase, whose amino-acid sequence MLNNIRIEEDLLGTREVPADAYYGVHTLRAIENFYISNNKISDIPEFVRGMVMVKKAAALANKELQTIPKSVANAIIAACDEVLNNGKCMDQFPVDVYQGGAGTSVNMNTNEVLANIGLELMGHQKGEYQYLNPNDHVNKCQSTNDAYPTGFRIAVYASIIKLIDALNQLREGFEQKAVEFQDILKMGRTQLQDAVPMTLGQEFRAFSVLLKEEVKNIGRTAELLLEVNLGATAIGTGLNTPKEYSPLAVQKLAEVTGFACVPAEDLIEATSDCGAYVMVHSALKRLAVKMSKICNDLRLLSSGPRAGLNEINLPELQAGSSIMPAKVNPVIPEVVNQVCFKVIGNDITVTMASEAGQLQLNVMEPVIGQAMFESIHILSNACYNLLEKCVNGITANKEVCEAFVYNSIGIVTYLNPFIGHHNGDIVGKICAETGKSVREVVLERGLLTEAELDDIFSAQNLMHPAYKAKRYTDESEQ is encoded by the coding sequence ATGTTAAACAACATTCGTATCGAAGAAGACTTGTTGGGTACCAGGGAAGTTCCAGCGGACGCCTACTATGGTGTTCATACTCTGAGAGCGATTGAAAACTTCTACATTAGCAACAACAAAATCAGTGATATCCCTGAATTTGTTCGCGGTATGGTAATGGTGAAAAAGGCAGCGGCCCTGGCCAACAAAGAGCTGCAAACCATTCCTAAGAGCGTGGCAAATGCCATCATCGCAGCGTGTGATGAAGTCCTGAATAACGGAAAATGCATGGATCAGTTCCCGGTAGATGTTTACCAGGGTGGTGCGGGTACCTCCGTCAACATGAACACCAACGAAGTGCTGGCCAATATCGGTCTGGAACTGATGGGTCACCAGAAAGGTGAATATCAGTACCTGAACCCGAACGACCACGTGAACAAATGTCAGTCCACCAACGACGCTTACCCGACCGGCTTCCGTATCGCTGTTTACGCATCCATCATCAAACTGATTGATGCCCTGAACCAGCTGCGTGAAGGCTTCGAACAAAAAGCCGTTGAATTCCAGGACATCCTGAAAATGGGTCGTACCCAGCTGCAGGATGCTGTACCGATGACCCTCGGTCAGGAATTCCGTGCTTTCAGCGTTCTGTTGAAAGAAGAAGTGAAAAACATTGGCCGTACTGCTGAGCTGCTGCTGGAAGTAAACCTTGGCGCAACCGCAATCGGTACAGGTCTGAACACCCCGAAAGAGTACTCTCCGCTGGCAGTACAGAAACTGGCTGAAGTAACTGGTTTTGCCTGTGTTCCTGCTGAAGACCTGATTGAAGCGACCTCCGACTGCGGCGCATACGTTATGGTGCACAGTGCACTGAAACGTCTGGCTGTGAAGATGTCCAAAATCTGTAACGACCTGCGTTTGCTCTCCTCTGGCCCACGTGCCGGTCTGAACGAGATCAACCTGCCGGAACTGCAGGCGGGTTCTTCTATCATGCCAGCAAAAGTAAACCCAGTAATCCCGGAAGTCGTCAACCAGGTGTGCTTTAAAGTCATCGGTAACGACATCACCGTCACCATGGCGTCAGAAGCAGGTCAGCTGCAGTTGAACGTAATGGAGCCGGTAATCGGCCAGGCAATGTTCGAATCCATCCATATTCTGAGCAATGCTTGCTACAACCTGCTGGAGAAATGCGTTAACGGTATCACCGCTAACAAAGAAGTGTGTGAAGCATTCGTTTATAACTCCATCGGTATCGTAACTTACCTGAACCCGTTCATCGGTCACCACAACGGCGATATCGTCGGTAAAATCTGTGCCGAAACCGGTAAGAGCGTCCGTGAAGTTGTCCTCGAACGCGGTCTGTTGACCGAAGCAGAACTGGACGATATCTTCTCTGCTCAGAACCTGATGCACCCGGCTTATAAAGCAAAACGTTATACTGATGAAAGCGAACAGTAA
- the cutA gene encoding divalent cation tolerance protein CutA, producing the protein MLDVKSQDIPIPDTVVVLCTAPDEATAQDLAAKVLAEKLAACVTLLPGATSLYYWEGKLEQEYEVQMILKTSVTHQQALLDCLKSHHPYQTPELLVLPVTHGDCNYRSWLNASLR; encoded by the coding sequence ATGCTTGATGTAAAGAGTCAGGATATCCCCATCCCCGATACCGTAGTGGTACTCTGTACCGCTCCGGATGAAGCAACCGCCCAGGATCTTGCAGCTAAAGTACTGGCAGAAAAACTGGCCGCCTGCGTCACACTGCTACCCGGTGCGACCTCCCTTTATTATTGGGAAGGTAAGCTGGAACAAGAATATGAAGTGCAGATGATTTTAAAAACCTCCGTCACGCACCAGCAAGCGCTTCTCGATTGCCTGAAGTCACATCACCCGTACCAAACACCTGAACTTCTGGTTTTACCCGTCACCCACGGAGATTGTAATTACCGCTCATGGCTCAACGCATCCTTACGCTGA
- a CDS encoding protein-disulfide reductase DsbD, producing MAQRILTLILLLCSTSTFAGLFDAPGRSQFVPVDQAFVFDFQQNQHDLNLSWQVKDGYYLYRKQISITPSQAETAEVKLPPGVWHEDEFYGKSEIYRKQLNIPITVKQAAAGATLTVTYQGCADAGFCYPPETKTVPLSEVSADTRATPAPTPATVAPQEKPQPTAQLPFSALWALLIGIGIAFTPCVLPMYPLISGIVLGGKQRLSTGRALLLTFIYVQGMALTYTALGLVVAAAGLQFQAALQHPYVLAGLAIVFTLLALSMFGLFTLQLPSSLQTRLTLMSNRQQGGSPGSVFVMGAIAGLICSPCTTAPLSAILLYITQSGDMWLGGGTLYLYALGMGLPLMLITVFGNRLLPKSGPWMEHVKTAFGFVILALPVFLLERIIGDEWGIRLWSLLGVAFFGWAFITSLQAKRPWMRIMQIALLVAALVSVRPLQDWAFGAPHAQTQAHLNFKPIATVDELNQALTEAKGKPVMLDLYADWCVACKEFEKYTFSDPLVQRALGNTVLLQADVTANSAQDVALLKHLQVLGLPTILFFDAQGKEQPNARVTGFMDAATFSAHLHDRQP from the coding sequence ATGGCTCAACGCATCCTTACGCTGATCCTGCTGCTCTGCAGCACATCGACTTTTGCTGGCTTATTTGACGCGCCTGGCCGCTCACAGTTTGTCCCTGTCGACCAGGCATTTGTGTTTGATTTTCAGCAAAACCAACACGACCTAAACCTCTCCTGGCAGGTAAAAGACGGCTACTATCTTTATCGTAAACAGATAAGCATAACCCCGTCTCAAGCCGAGACTGCCGAGGTAAAACTGCCGCCAGGGGTCTGGCATGAAGATGAGTTTTACGGCAAGAGCGAAATTTATCGTAAGCAGTTGAACATCCCCATCACGGTCAAGCAAGCTGCCGCGGGAGCTACGCTAACGGTCACCTATCAGGGTTGTGCCGACGCTGGGTTCTGCTATCCGCCAGAAACAAAAACCGTGCCGTTAAGTGAAGTGTCTGCCGATACCAGGGCAACACCTGCGCCAACCCCTGCCACTGTCGCACCGCAAGAGAAACCACAACCCACAGCCCAACTCCCCTTTTCCGCGCTGTGGGCATTACTGATCGGGATTGGCATCGCCTTTACACCTTGCGTACTGCCGATGTACCCGCTGATTTCCGGTATCGTGCTGGGTGGAAAACAACGCTTATCAACCGGGCGAGCATTGCTGCTGACCTTTATCTATGTCCAGGGAATGGCGCTCACCTACACCGCACTAGGTCTGGTCGTTGCCGCAGCCGGATTGCAGTTCCAGGCGGCGCTGCAGCATCCTTATGTGCTGGCAGGCCTTGCAATCGTCTTTACGCTGCTGGCCCTGTCGATGTTTGGCCTGTTCACGCTACAACTGCCCTCTTCACTACAAACGCGCCTCACACTAATGAGTAACCGCCAGCAAGGCGGCTCTCCCGGCAGCGTGTTTGTAATGGGGGCAATTGCCGGTCTGATCTGTTCGCCTTGCACCACCGCCCCACTGAGCGCAATTTTGCTGTATATCACTCAGAGCGGAGACATGTGGCTGGGCGGCGGTACGCTGTATCTGTACGCGCTGGGAATGGGATTACCTCTGATGCTCATTACCGTCTTTGGTAATCGTCTGCTGCCGAAAAGCGGCCCGTGGATGGAACATGTCAAAACCGCCTTTGGTTTTGTCATCCTGGCGCTCCCCGTATTTTTACTGGAGCGTATTATCGGCGACGAATGGGGGATCCGCTTGTGGTCACTACTCGGCGTCGCGTTTTTTGGCTGGGCATTCATTACGAGCCTGCAAGCAAAGCGCCCATGGATGCGCATTATGCAAATTGCCCTGCTAGTCGCCGCACTGGTGAGCGTACGTCCATTGCAGGATTGGGCATTCGGCGCGCCGCATGCTCAAACGCAGGCGCACCTGAATTTCAAACCTATCGCAACGGTTGATGAGTTAAATCAGGCGCTGACGGAGGCAAAAGGCAAACCGGTAATGCTGGATCTGTACGCCGACTGGTGCGTAGCCTGCAAAGAGTTTGAGAAATACACCTTCAGCGATCCACTGGTTCAACGAGCATTAGGCAACACGGTATTATTGCAGGCGGACGTCACGGCAAATAGCGCCCAGGATGTCGCACTGTTGAAGCATCTACAGGTTTTAGGACTGCCAACGATCTTGTTCTTTGATGCCCAGGGTAAAGAACAGCCAAATGCGCGGGTCACAGGCTTTATGGATGCCGCAACCTTTAGCGCACATTTGCACGATCGCCAACCGTGA
- a CDS encoding FxsA family protein, giving the protein MRWIPLLAIFLYVYIEISIFIQVAHVMGVLMTLILVIFTSVIGMSLVRNQGFKNFLLMQQKMAAGESPAAEMIKSVSLIIAGLLLVLPGFFTDFLGLLLLLPPVQKHLTMKLLPHLRFSRMSGGGFSAGTGGGDTFDGEFQRKDDDRNRLDHKDDDRRD; this is encoded by the coding sequence TTGCGCTGGATACCATTACTTGCCATTTTTCTCTATGTTTACATAGAGATATCTATTTTTATCCAGGTTGCCCATGTGATGGGTGTCCTGATGACCCTGATTTTGGTTATTTTTACCTCAGTTATCGGTATGTCTCTGGTTCGTAACCAGGGTTTTAAGAACTTTTTATTGATGCAACAAAAGATGGCGGCAGGTGAAAGTCCGGCTGCAGAAATGATCAAGAGCGTGTCGCTGATTATTGCTGGTTTGCTGCTGGTGCTGCCGGGCTTCTTCACCGACTTCCTTGGCCTTCTTCTTTTATTACCTCCGGTGCAGAAGCATCTGACGATGAAGTTGCTGCCGCACCTGCGCTTTTCGCGCATGTCGGGAGGCGGCTTTAGTGCCGGAACCGGTGGGGGGGATACCTTTGACGGTGAGTTTCAGCGTAAAGACGACGATCGCAACCGTCTTGATCATAAAGATGACGATCGCCGGGATTAA
- the dcuA gene encoding anaerobic C4-dicarboxylate transporter DcuA, whose product MIVLELIIVLLAIFLGARLGGIGIGFAGGLGVLVLAAIGVKPGNIPFDVISIIMAVIAAISAMQIAGGLDYLVHQTEKLLRKNPKYITILAPIVTYFLTIFAGTGNISLATLPVIAEVAKEQGIKPCRPLSTAVVSAQIAITASPISAAVVYMSSVMEGHGISYIHLLSVVIPSTLLAVLVMSFLVTMLFNSKLSDDPVYRKRLEEGLVELRGERQVEIKAGAKTSVWLFLLGVVCVVAYAIINSPSLGLVAKPLMNTTNAILIIMLSIATLTTIICRVETDSILNSSTFKAGMSACICILGVAWLGDTFVSHNIDWIKDTAGSVIQGHPWLLAVIFFFASALLYSQAATAKALMPMALALNVSPLTAVASFAAVSGLFILPTYPTLVAAVQMDDTGTTRIGKFVFNHPFFIPGTLGVVLAVCFGFLLGSFML is encoded by the coding sequence ATGATAGTTTTAGAACTTATCATCGTTTTGCTGGCAATCTTTTTAGGTGCCAGACTTGGGGGTATCGGTATTGGATTTGCAGGTGGGCTGGGTGTTCTGGTTCTCGCCGCTATTGGCGTGAAACCAGGTAATATTCCGTTCGATGTTATTTCCATTATCATGGCAGTTATCGCTGCTATCTCTGCCATGCAGATTGCAGGTGGTCTGGACTACCTGGTTCACCAAACTGAAAAACTGCTGCGTAAGAACCCGAAATACATCACGATCCTTGCACCAATCGTGACCTATTTCCTGACTATCTTTGCAGGTACAGGCAACATCTCTCTGGCAACGCTGCCGGTTATCGCTGAAGTTGCGAAGGAACAAGGGATCAAACCTTGCCGTCCTCTGTCTACTGCGGTGGTTTCTGCACAGATTGCGATTACTGCATCGCCTATCTCCGCAGCAGTGGTTTACATGTCTTCCGTCATGGAAGGTCATGGCATCAGCTACATCCACCTGCTGTCCGTGGTCATCCCGTCCACTCTGCTGGCGGTACTGGTGATGTCCTTCCTGGTCACTATGCTGTTCAACTCCAAGCTGTCTGACGATCCGGTTTACCGTAAACGTCTGGAAGAAGGCCTGGTCGAACTGCGCGGTGAAAGACAAGTTGAAATCAAAGCAGGCGCAAAAACCTCTGTATGGCTGTTCCTGCTGGGCGTGGTTTGCGTGGTGGCTTATGCCATCATCAACAGCCCAAGTCTCGGCCTGGTCGCTAAACCGCTGATGAACACCACCAACGCTATCTTGATCATCATGCTGAGCATCGCGACGCTGACCACGATCATCTGCCGCGTTGAAACAGACTCCATCCTGAACTCCAGCACCTTCAAAGCCGGTATGAGCGCCTGTATTTGTATCCTGGGCGTTGCATGGCTGGGTGATACTTTCGTCTCTCACAACATTGACTGGATCAAAGATACTGCAGGTAGTGTCATTCAGGGTCATCCGTGGTTGCTGGCTGTCATCTTCTTCTTTGCTTCTGCTCTGCTGTACTCTCAGGCAGCAACCGCGAAAGCACTGATGCCGATGGCTCTGGCACTGAACGTTTCTCCGCTGACTGCTGTTGCGTCTTTTGCTGCCGTTTCTGGTCTGTTCATTCTGCCAACTTACCCAACGCTGGTTGCGGCGGTTCAGATGGATGACACTGGTACAACCCGCATCGGTAAATTCGTCTTTAACCATCCGTTCTTCATCCCGGGTACGCTGGGTGTGGTACTGGCTGTCTGCTTCGGCTTCTTGCTGGGCAGCTTCATGCTGTAA
- a CDS encoding type VI secretion system Vgr family protein: MDLTAIPLNKSLSLYRLEINASTVIPDVLRFRGREALSQPFSWRIEFTTPQTVQGEDVLMKYASFDMNGHKAIHGMITAFEWLSTSADQSHYAITLESRLALLSRSRRCAVFQNQSVPEVVEQVLRAHGLEGPDFEFRLSLEYPCREVITQWHETDLEFIQRLLAEVGIWFRFEMNDATELDVVIFGDTQLQYVFDVRLPYREPSGLSAEECVWSVRTRHNVVPGGVHANTYNYRTATTPMHARVSVRSDALTTGEHYRYGETYLKDGDDTDPEPATESGAFCARIHHERELNSSSRLHLFSNAPHLMPGQVLDPQGEIITALKEGMLTTLVTFIGSRDSRLHVSVWGQPYTERYCFRPVCPERPEINGTLPARIESREKHDIYAHLDEHGRYRVKLDFDRNDSEQGYGYLWLRMAKPYSGPNYGWHTPLTDGTEVAIAFSNGDIDLPYISHAMHDSEHADIVTRDNRSQNILRTAGGNELRMEDLRGEEHIALTTPYGASQLNQGHITDGQGKPRGSGFELRTDEHGVIRVAKGLFITAEGQSKAAGDVLDMDTALREIEICQNQLQALAAAAEQAQALEADIASQIAMFDKRLKPLNEMIHLHGPEGVAFTSGEHMQMSAAQNVAFNVGSDFSSGSMGNTAILAGESVGLFARTGSLSLNASEGPVQIQAQNGEMHLSAEQKLSLIAMGDMLFAGKKKVTLIGGGSYLILHDGKIEYGTSSTYTRKIKRSVVTGTATVPVDLPSHNKVADLPPVLNAFSFS; this comes from the coding sequence ATGGATTTAACTGCAATCCCCCTGAATAAATCGTTATCACTCTACAGGCTGGAGATCAATGCCAGCACGGTTATCCCCGATGTGCTGAGATTCAGAGGCCGGGAAGCCCTGAGCCAGCCTTTCTCATGGCGCATCGAGTTCACCACACCGCAGACCGTTCAGGGTGAAGATGTTCTGATGAAATATGCCAGTTTCGATATGAACGGGCATAAAGCCATTCACGGTATGATTACCGCCTTCGAATGGCTCTCCACCAGTGCCGACCAGTCTCATTACGCCATAACCCTTGAATCCCGTCTCGCCCTGCTCTCCCGCTCCCGCCGTTGTGCTGTGTTCCAGAATCAGTCTGTACCCGAAGTAGTGGAACAGGTGTTGCGGGCTCACGGACTGGAGGGACCGGATTTTGAATTCCGCCTCTCCCTTGAATACCCATGCCGTGAAGTCATTACCCAGTGGCATGAAACTGACCTCGAATTTATCCAGCGACTGCTGGCAGAAGTTGGCATCTGGTTCCGCTTTGAAATGAACGACGCGACAGAACTGGACGTAGTGATTTTTGGCGATACCCAGCTTCAGTATGTATTTGATGTCAGACTGCCCTATCGGGAGCCATCGGGCCTGTCTGCGGAAGAATGTGTCTGGAGTGTGCGTACCAGGCACAACGTGGTGCCGGGTGGGGTACATGCAAATACCTACAACTACCGTACCGCCACCACACCGATGCATGCCAGAGTCTCTGTTCGCAGTGATGCGCTGACAACGGGGGAACATTACCGCTACGGTGAAACCTACCTGAAGGACGGGGATGATACTGACCCGGAGCCCGCCACAGAGAGCGGCGCATTCTGTGCGCGAATTCATCATGAAAGAGAACTGAACAGCTCATCTCGCCTGCATCTCTTCAGCAATGCCCCCCATCTGATGCCCGGGCAGGTGCTGGATCCACAGGGCGAAATTATTACCGCGCTGAAAGAAGGGATGCTAACGACTCTGGTGACGTTTATTGGCTCGCGTGATTCCCGTCTGCACGTCTCGGTGTGGGGGCAGCCTTATACAGAACGCTACTGTTTCCGCCCTGTCTGTCCTGAGCGCCCTGAGATCAATGGGACACTTCCCGCCCGCATCGAGAGCCGTGAGAAACACGATATATATGCCCATCTCGATGAGCACGGACGTTACCGGGTGAAGCTGGATTTTGACCGCAACGACAGTGAACAGGGCTACGGCTATCTGTGGCTGAGAATGGCTAAACCCTATAGTGGTCCGAATTATGGCTGGCATACGCCGCTCACAGACGGGACTGAAGTCGCCATTGCATTCAGCAACGGTGACATTGACCTGCCCTACATTTCCCATGCCATGCACGACTCTGAACATGCCGATATTGTGACCCGCGATAACCGCAGCCAGAACATTCTGCGCACGGCTGGTGGGAATGAACTACGGATGGAAGACCTGCGCGGTGAGGAGCACATTGCACTGACCACGCCTTATGGCGCTTCGCAGTTAAATCAGGGCCATATCACTGACGGCCAAGGTAAACCGCGCGGTTCCGGTTTTGAGCTGCGCACCGATGAACACGGGGTGATCCGGGTGGCGAAAGGGCTGTTCATCACCGCCGAGGGGCAGTCTAAAGCGGCGGGTGACGTCCTGGATATGGATACGGCGTTGCGTGAAATTGAAATCTGCCAGAATCAGTTGCAGGCACTGGCTGCTGCTGCGGAACAGGCTCAGGCGCTGGAAGCCGATATCGCCAGTCAGATAGCCATGTTCGACAAACGCCTGAAACCACTGAACGAGATGATTCACTTGCACGGCCCGGAAGGCGTGGCCTTCACCAGCGGCGAACACATGCAGATGAGCGCCGCGCAGAACGTGGCCTTCAATGTAGGCAGCGATTTCAGCAGCGGATCGATGGGCAACACCGCGATACTGGCTGGGGAAAGCGTCGGGTTGTTTGCCAGAACAGGTTCGCTGAGCCTGAACGCCAGCGAAGGTCCGGTGCAGATACAGGCGCAGAACGGGGAAATGCACCTGAGCGCCGAGCAGAAACTGAGCCTGATAGCGATGGGCGACATGCTATTCGCGGGCAAGAAAAAAGTGACGCTGATTGGTGGTGGGAGCTACCTCATCCTCCATGACGGGAAGATTGAGTACGGGACGAGCTCGACCTATACGCGAAAGATTAAGCGGTCTGTGGTAACAGGAACCGCAACGGTGCCCGTGGATTTACCCTCTCACAACAAAGTGGCAGACTTGCCACCGGTTCTGAACGCGTTTTCATTTTCATAA